One segment of Desulfovibrio legallii DNA contains the following:
- a CDS encoding thiamine pyrophosphate-dependent enzyme — protein sequence MDTALQNQLRPQPGETLVFDANPVLNERETHYCPGCHHGIAHRLVSEVLHELGVAERTILVASVGCATFTYDYFNVDGLEAPHGRACAVATGVRRARPDAVVFTYQGDGDMAAIGMAESLHAANRGEHITAVFINNTVYGMTGGQMAPTTLLGQKTTTTVHGRNAANEGGPIHMAELMAQLGGVAYAARCALDSVAHVRAAKKALRRAFEVQINGLGFGFVELLSGCPTNWHMDPITANKRIAEAMIPVFPLGVCKDVTAAQEASHE from the coding sequence ATGGATACCGCTCTGCAAAACCAATTGCGCCCCCAACCGGGCGAAACTCTGGTCTTTGACGCCAACCCCGTGCTCAACGAGCGCGAAACCCACTACTGCCCCGGCTGCCACCACGGCATTGCCCACCGTCTGGTGAGCGAGGTGCTTCACGAGCTGGGCGTGGCGGAGAGGACCATCCTGGTGGCCTCGGTGGGCTGCGCCACCTTTACTTACGACTACTTTAACGTGGACGGCCTGGAGGCTCCCCACGGCCGGGCCTGCGCCGTGGCCACGGGCGTGCGCCGGGCCCGGCCCGACGCCGTGGTCTTTACCTATCAGGGCGACGGCGATATGGCCGCCATCGGCATGGCCGAATCCCTGCACGCGGCCAACCGGGGCGAACACATCACCGCCGTGTTCATCAACAATACGGTCTACGGCATGACCGGCGGCCAGATGGCCCCCACCACCCTGCTGGGGCAGAAGACCACCACCACCGTACACGGCCGCAACGCCGCCAACGAGGGCGGGCCCATCCATATGGCCGAGCTCATGGCCCAACTGGGCGGCGTGGCCTATGCCGCGCGCTGCGCCCTGGACAGCGTGGCCCATGTGCGCGCGGCCAAAAAGGCCTTGCGCCGCGCCTTTGAGGTGCAGATCAACGGCCTGGGCTTCGGCTTTGTGGAGCTGCTTTCGGGCTGCCCCACCAACTGGCACATGGACCCCATTACGGCCAACAAACGCATTGCGGAAGCCATGATCCCCGTGTTCCCCCTGGGCGTCTGCAAGGACGTGACCGCCGCGCAGGAGGCCAGCCATGAGTGA
- a CDS encoding 2-oxoacid:acceptor oxidoreductase family protein: protein MSEYQDVIIAGFGGQGVMLAGNLLAQAGMEHGLEVTFIPVYGAEMRGGTANCTVVLDTHPIGAPLVREPRSTIILNEPSLTKFQPRLHKEGVQIVNASLIDRGLLDGQHRSIYIPVNDMAHELGNVKLANMVALGAWIKATGALPLAAVQEALRRVVSSHYAHLVPVNAKALEAGYNFAE, encoded by the coding sequence ATGAGTGAGTATCAGGACGTAATCATTGCGGGCTTTGGCGGCCAGGGGGTTATGCTGGCGGGCAATCTGCTGGCCCAGGCCGGGATGGAACACGGGCTGGAGGTGACCTTCATCCCCGTGTACGGCGCGGAAATGCGCGGCGGCACGGCCAACTGCACCGTGGTGCTGGATACCCACCCCATCGGCGCGCCTCTGGTGCGCGAACCGCGCTCCACCATTATCCTTAACGAACCTTCCCTGACCAAGTTCCAGCCGCGCCTGCACAAGGAGGGCGTGCAGATTGTCAACGCCTCCCTCATTGACCGTGGCCTGCTGGACGGACAGCATCGCAGCATTTACATCCCGGTCAACGACATGGCCCATGAACTGGGCAATGTGAAGCTGGCCAACATGGTGGCTCTGGGCGCCTGGATCAAGGCTACCGGCGCGCTGCCCCTTGCGGCCGTGCAGGAGGCCCTGCGCCGCGTGGTCAGCAGCCACTACGCCCACCTGGTGCCCGTCAACGCCAAAGCCCTGGAGGCGGGCTACAACTTCGCGGAGTAA
- the vorB gene encoding 3-methyl-2-oxobutanoate dehydrogenase subunit VorB, whose amino-acid sequence MSAAERVLIKGNEAIAYGAVDAGCRCYFGYPITPQNEVPETLSVLLPDGGGQFVQAESEVAAVNMLLGAAACGVPAMTSSSGCGISLMQEGVSYMAGSQIPGVMVNMQRGGPGLGDIGPSQGDYFQAVKGGGHGDHRNLVLAPSTAQECYDFMFRAFALAFKYANPVLVLGDAIVGQIKEPVRRVPPKDAVPPEDLARLAADWRLEGYGKRGAHAAPRLLKSVYLAEGALAERNRMLMRKYAAMRAECAFECVDTEDADLVVVAFGSIARIARSAVRALRAEGRRVGLFRPVTLYPFPDEALRALAPGRRFLVLEQNAGQMVEDVRLALCAQPGAAAADVRWHGVMPGLFIGADALREPMLQALEEK is encoded by the coding sequence ATGAGCGCCGCCGAACGTGTTTTGATCAAAGGTAACGAAGCCATTGCCTATGGTGCGGTGGACGCGGGCTGCCGCTGCTATTTCGGTTACCCCATCACCCCGCAGAACGAAGTGCCCGAAACGCTCTCCGTGCTGCTGCCCGATGGGGGCGGCCAGTTTGTGCAGGCCGAAAGTGAGGTGGCGGCCGTCAATATGCTGCTGGGCGCGGCGGCCTGCGGCGTGCCGGCCATGACGTCTTCTTCCGGCTGCGGCATTTCGCTCATGCAGGAGGGCGTTTCCTACATGGCGGGCAGCCAGATTCCCGGCGTCATGGTCAACATGCAGCGCGGCGGCCCTGGCCTGGGCGATATCGGCCCCTCACAGGGCGATTATTTTCAGGCCGTCAAGGGCGGCGGCCACGGCGACCACCGCAATCTGGTGCTGGCCCCTTCCACGGCGCAGGAATGCTACGATTTCATGTTCCGCGCCTTTGCTCTGGCCTTCAAGTACGCCAACCCCGTGCTGGTGCTGGGCGACGCCATTGTGGGCCAGATTAAAGAGCCCGTGCGCCGCGTGCCGCCCAAGGACGCCGTGCCCCCCGAAGACCTGGCCCGTCTGGCTGCTGACTGGCGGCTGGAAGGCTACGGCAAACGCGGGGCACACGCCGCGCCGCGCCTGCTCAAGTCCGTTTATCTGGCTGAAGGGGCCCTGGCCGAGCGCAACCGCATGCTCATGCGCAAGTACGCGGCCATGCGCGCCGAATGCGCGTTTGAATGCGTGGATACCGAGGATGCGGATCTGGTGGTGGTGGCCTTTGGCTCCATTGCCCGTATCGCCCGCAGCGCCGTGCGCGCCCTGCGTGCGGAAGGCCGTCGGGTGGGCCTGTTCCGCCCTGTGACGCTCTATCCTTTCCCGGACGAAGCCCTGCGCGCCCTGGCCCCAGGCCGGCGCTTTCTGGTGCTGGAGCAGAACGCCGGTCAGATGGTGGAGGACGTGCGCCTGGCCCTTTGCGCGCAGCCCGGCGCAGCGGCCGCCGACGTGCGCTGGCATGGCGTCATGCCCGGTCTGTTCATCGGGGCCGATGCCCTGCGCGAGCCCATGCTCCAGGCTCTGGAGGAAAAGTGA
- a CDS encoding 4Fe-4S dicluster domain-containing protein, giving the protein MSRVVFLEERCKGCRLCVAACPAHVLRPSGRYNRQGYEVMEQEGPCTGCTACAVMCPDVAIRVFRTAKAKGGDA; this is encoded by the coding sequence ATGTCACGAGTAGTTTTTCTGGAAGAACGCTGCAAGGGCTGCCGCCTGTGCGTGGCCGCCTGCCCGGCGCACGTTTTACGGCCATCGGGCCGCTATAACCGTCAGGGCTATGAAGTCATGGAGCAGGAGGGCCCGTGTACGGGCTGCACCGCCTGCGCCGTCATGTGCCCGGACGTGGCCATCCGCGTGTTCCGTACCGCCAAGGCCAAAGGGGGTGACGCATGA